The proteins below are encoded in one region of Arenibacter algicola:
- a CDS encoding SDR family oxidoreductase: MNNHSLKDKVALVSGSSMGIGKAIAIELAQRGAKVVMNGREKDRLENSREELSSMGYDVKAFMADVRLPDQCANLIDETILSYGQLDILVNNAGISSRGSLEEMATSNFIMLMETNFNGSAYLSKYALEHLKKTRGHVVFINSAGGFRGMPYNSAYTASKLAQAALVDALRIEWYDYGIHVGIAHVGFTVNDPEKRILDVDGSWIYLPQRTNVNLASPQSVAKSVCDMIAKRKKRITLTRLGILANLIIRYFPILTDWIVWTNREKIKEEFTLIGGEKAYENTSPSIFPKKD, encoded by the coding sequence ATGAATAATCACTCTCTAAAAGATAAGGTTGCCTTAGTCAGTGGATCTAGTATGGGCATAGGAAAGGCCATAGCTATTGAGTTGGCCCAAAGAGGTGCAAAAGTGGTTATGAACGGTCGGGAAAAGGATAGACTTGAAAATAGTCGCGAGGAATTGTCCTCAATGGGCTATGATGTAAAAGCTTTTATGGCAGACGTACGTCTTCCGGATCAATGTGCCAACCTAATTGATGAAACTATTCTTAGCTATGGACAGTTGGATATCTTGGTCAACAATGCAGGAATAAGTAGTAGGGGTTCCTTGGAGGAAATGGCCACTTCCAATTTTATTATGCTTATGGAAACCAATTTTAATGGCTCCGCCTATCTTAGCAAATATGCCCTTGAGCATTTAAAAAAGACCCGCGGACATGTTGTCTTTATTAATAGTGCCGGTGGTTTCCGGGGAATGCCCTATAATTCTGCCTATACAGCATCAAAATTGGCCCAGGCGGCCTTGGTGGATGCTTTACGGATAGAGTGGTATGACTATGGAATCCATGTGGGTATTGCCCATGTTGGCTTTACTGTTAATGATCCCGAAAAAAGAATTCTGGACGTAGATGGTTCATGGATCTATTTGCCGCAAAGAACAAATGTAAACTTGGCATCTCCACAATCCGTTGCCAAAAGCGTTTGTGATATGATCGCCAAAAGAAAAAAGAGAATCACGTTAACACGATTAGGGATTCTGGCCAATTTAATAATTCGCTATTTTCCCATACTTACTGATTGGATAGTATGGACAAATAGGGAAAAGATCAAAGAAGAATTTACTTTAATAGGGGGTGAAAAAGCGTATGAAAACACCTCGCCCTCCATCTTTCCCAAGAAAGATTAG
- a CDS encoding sugar phosphate isomerase/epimerase family protein, producing the protein MKIGMNMLLWTNHVTEQHFDIVDTLKKTGYDGIELFLGEGDLKHYTKLGKHFSSINMGVTAVGALSPEQNIASPDKKTREAGLERLKWTIDMAEAANVEVICGPFHSTFALFTRQPPTLQEKQWSNEMLYKAAEYAQKANIVLTPEAVNRFECYLYNTMADLGSMVQEVNHPNLGAMFDTHHANIEEKSQGQAIRTIAPHLKHVHISENDRGTPGSGQVHWDEVFAALKEIKYDGWLTIEAFSTIIPEFANAINVWRDYSPSEEIYTKGLKLIQEGMGIK; encoded by the coding sequence ATGAAAATTGGAATGAATATGTTGCTCTGGACTAACCATGTCACAGAGCAACACTTTGATATTGTAGATACCCTAAAAAAAACTGGCTATGATGGTATTGAGCTGTTCTTAGGAGAAGGGGATCTTAAGCATTATACAAAATTAGGCAAGCATTTTTCCAGCATCAATATGGGTGTCACTGCAGTAGGTGCATTATCTCCAGAGCAGAATATTGCCAGTCCCGACAAAAAAACAAGGGAGGCAGGCCTGGAGCGTTTAAAGTGGACCATAGATATGGCCGAGGCCGCCAATGTTGAAGTGATATGCGGTCCTTTTCATTCCACCTTTGCCCTATTTACACGCCAACCACCTACACTGCAAGAAAAACAATGGAGCAATGAGATGCTTTATAAAGCGGCCGAATATGCCCAAAAAGCCAATATTGTGCTTACTCCTGAAGCCGTGAACAGATTTGAATGTTACCTATACAACACTATGGCCGACCTTGGCAGTATGGTCCAGGAGGTAAACCATCCAAATTTGGGCGCCATGTTCGATACACACCATGCGAATATTGAAGAAAAAAGTCAGGGCCAAGCAATTAGAACCATTGCTCCCCATTTAAAGCACGTGCATATTAGCGAGAACGATAGGGGTACCCCCGGTAGTGGACAAGTACATTGGGATGAGGTCTTTGCCGCCCTGAAAGAGATAAAGTATGACGGCTGGCTTACCATTGAGGCTTTTAGCACCATTATTCCCGAGTTCGCCAATGCCATAAACGTATGGCGGGATTACTCTCCCTCCGAAGAAATCTATACCAAAGGCTTGAAATTGATCCAAGAAGGCATGGGAATTAAATAA
- a CDS encoding MFS transporter: MEKSNDQQKTNANRLFYGSCFALITTAFSFSIRAGILPQLGEELSLSAEQLGFINSMWFFGFPISMVIGGLIYHKVGGKAIMQFAFFAHALGIILTIYSGSYVGLLISTLLIGLGNGCTEAACNPMIADAYSGTRMSRMMNRFHMWFPGGIVIGSLVSKFMTDAGLSWETQIWVIMIPTLIYAYLYFGQSWPKAKIEAAATLSGNLKAMVSPLFIFMIICMSLTAISEFGPQQWVGLILAKSGAEPMIILALVTGLMAVARYFGGEVVHKFDQTGVLLGSAVLATIGIYLFSTQTGTMAYVAAIFFALGIAYFWPNMIGFIADKIPKSGALGMSIIGAVGMFSSSIFQPIIGGWIDSDKAEAAAAGFTGDELELVSGQATLGTMVAFPAILIVLFTILWFWVKKRKNTDAAEATSGQPVTDY; the protein is encoded by the coding sequence ATGGAAAAATCAAATGATCAACAAAAAACCAATGCCAACAGACTGTTTTACGGTAGCTGTTTCGCATTAATTACTACCGCATTTTCTTTTAGTATTAGAGCCGGTATTCTTCCACAGTTAGGAGAAGAACTAAGTTTAAGCGCTGAACAACTGGGCTTTATCAATTCCATGTGGTTCTTTGGCTTTCCGATATCCATGGTTATCGGAGGATTGATATACCATAAGGTTGGTGGAAAGGCCATTATGCAATTTGCCTTCTTTGCCCATGCCTTAGGGATTATTCTAACCATTTATTCTGGCAGTTATGTTGGCTTACTCATTTCCACCTTATTAATAGGTCTTGGTAATGGTTGTACCGAAGCTGCCTGTAACCCTATGATTGCGGACGCCTACTCCGGAACCAGAATGAGTAGAATGATGAACCGTTTCCATATGTGGTTCCCCGGAGGTATTGTAATAGGCAGTCTTGTATCCAAATTCATGACCGATGCAGGCTTAAGTTGGGAGACTCAAATCTGGGTGATTATGATTCCAACCTTGATCTATGCCTATTTGTACTTTGGACAGTCTTGGCCTAAAGCCAAAATTGAAGCTGCTGCCACCCTTAGTGGTAATTTAAAAGCCATGGTGTCCCCACTATTTATTTTCATGATTATATGTATGTCTTTGACAGCTATCTCCGAATTTGGTCCACAACAATGGGTAGGCCTTATCTTGGCCAAGAGTGGTGCAGAACCAATGATTATATTAGCGCTGGTTACAGGACTAATGGCCGTAGCCCGTTATTTTGGAGGGGAAGTAGTTCACAAATTCGATCAAACGGGAGTCCTATTGGGTTCTGCCGTTCTAGCCACAATAGGTATCTATCTTTTTAGTACCCAAACTGGAACCATGGCTTATGTTGCTGCCATCTTTTTTGCATTGGGAATAGCCTATTTCTGGCCAAACATGATTGGTTTCATTGCAGACAAAATACCAAAAAGTGGTGCCTTGGGAATGTCCATTATTGGTGCTGTAGGTATGTTCTCCTCATCCATATTCCAACCTATTATTGGAGGTTGGATCGATTCTGACAAGGCAGAAGCCGCTGCCGCAGGATTTACCGGGGATGAATTGGAACTGGTATCCGGACAGGCCACCCTTGGTACTATGGTAGCCTTCCCCGCTATTTTGATCGTCCTATTTACCATACTTTGGTTTTGGGTCAAAAAACGCAAAAACACCGATGCCGCTGAAGCTACTAGTGGCCAACCCGTAACAGACTATTAG
- a CDS encoding ferredoxin reductase domain-containing protein, with amino-acid sequence MKYPIKILDKSWLTHNVTLLVLEKPEGFTHNIGQAIELTLDTPKFRSQFAPFTLVSSPEEEQLKLIVKIYPQHHGLTEALSQAKPTDPLIITSAWDSYVYKGKGTFIAAGSGITPFIPMFRNLNNKKRLGKHRLIYANRRVNDIILQAELHDLFKQNFYNILSDEKNSDYDYGTIDYNYLLSKIDKFDQHFYVCGPDAFIDNVKKDLIRGGAKEANIQTGY; translated from the coding sequence GTGAAATATCCTATAAAAATTCTAGACAAATCCTGGCTAACCCATAATGTAACTTTGTTGGTTTTAGAAAAACCAGAAGGATTTACACATAATATCGGGCAAGCCATTGAACTAACTCTGGACACCCCCAAGTTTAGAAGTCAGTTTGCTCCTTTCACCCTTGTTAGCTCTCCGGAAGAAGAACAGTTAAAACTTATTGTAAAAATCTATCCCCAACACCATGGATTAACGGAAGCATTGTCCCAGGCAAAACCTACAGATCCTTTGATCATTACAAGTGCCTGGGATTCATATGTATATAAAGGAAAGGGAACCTTTATTGCCGCTGGCTCGGGCATTACTCCCTTCATTCCAATGTTTCGGAATCTAAATAATAAAAAACGACTAGGAAAGCACAGGTTGATTTACGCCAACCGAAGGGTTAACGATATTATTCTTCAGGCAGAACTCCATGACCTATTCAAGCAAAACTTTTACAATATTCTAAGTGACGAAAAAAACTCAGACTACGATTACGGCACCATTGATTATAACTACCTATTGTCCAAAATTGACAAGTTTGATCAACATTTCTACGTCTGTGGACCAGATGCTTTTATAGACAATGTAAAAAAAGACCTGATACGAGGCGGGGCAAAGGAAGCTAACATTCAAACTGGCTATTAA
- a CDS encoding sugar phosphate isomerase/epimerase family protein, which produces MPENNYPKLHNASWPGVVGKGPDSEPPISIDTMIELTANAEVDGVKFDGFDLFAADPHLDIDSNDDGIKKMADKARAKNLEIGSLVAPVWAGTGGGSAMGSREERNQFVTQVRKACILGKKLRDLGIRPNGVIRIDSSVDPHSWAADPVANTKLIAQTFREACDVAADYGESLAAEGEICWGGMHGWKTMVNTLEAVDRPNIGFQADMAHTLLYLLGYNKEDERILPKDFDWNDRATLTEGLKTVTAALRPWTIDFHVAQNDGTVFGSGSHDKTGRHCQATDPNGKLDIAVDAGHWLRDENGILTKKIRHICWDGCMFPNDVMMQPKTWNDILGAMIKVRQMHGWYEAP; this is translated from the coding sequence ATGCCAGAAAACAATTATCCAAAACTCCACAACGCTTCGTGGCCCGGCGTGGTAGGGAAAGGACCTGATTCAGAGCCACCAATTTCTATAGATACCATGATAGAGCTAACCGCCAATGCGGAGGTAGATGGGGTTAAATTTGATGGATTTGACCTTTTTGCTGCCGACCCCCATTTGGATATAGATTCCAATGATGATGGTATTAAAAAAATGGCGGATAAGGCAAGGGCCAAAAACCTTGAAATTGGAAGTTTGGTAGCTCCTGTATGGGCCGGTACCGGAGGAGGCTCCGCAATGGGATCCAGGGAGGAACGCAATCAGTTTGTAACCCAGGTCCGCAAGGCTTGTATTTTAGGTAAAAAATTGCGCGATTTAGGGATACGTCCCAATGGAGTAATTAGAATAGATTCGTCCGTTGATCCACATAGCTGGGCAGCAGATCCCGTGGCCAATACAAAATTAATAGCACAAACCTTCCGTGAAGCTTGCGATGTGGCAGCAGATTATGGGGAGTCTCTAGCGGCAGAAGGTGAAATTTGCTGGGGCGGGATGCACGGTTGGAAGACCATGGTGAACACCCTTGAAGCCGTTGATAGACCTAATATTGGGTTTCAGGCCGATATGGCCCATACCTTGTTGTATCTCTTAGGTTATAATAAGGAGGACGAAAGAATATTGCCCAAAGACTTCGATTGGAACGATAGGGCAACATTAACCGAAGGCCTTAAGACCGTAACGGCTGCACTACGCCCATGGACAATTGATTTTCATGTGGCCCAAAATGATGGCACGGTGTTCGGGTCTGGATCCCATGATAAAACAGGAAGGCATTGCCAAGCCACGGATCCAAACGGAAAATTGGACATCGCTGTGGATGCGGGCCATTGGTTGCGGGATGAAAACGGTATCCTGACCAAAAAAATCAGGCATATCTGTTGGGATGGCTGTATGTTTCCCAACGATGTTATGATGCAGCCCAAAACTTGGAACGATATTTTAGGTGCCATGATCAAGGTTCGCCAAATGCATGGCTGGTACGAAGCGCCTTAA
- a CDS encoding RNA polymerase sigma factor yields MDNCKPIRKIDMSSQGTIPDFMVVQKVLDGETELFEILLRRYNELLYRTVRSYIDRPSDIDDVMQDTYIKAFQKLYQFKNESLFSTWLIRIGINEALQRKRKFKRYQMLDISNEKGIVQLADRSIMNPERKTMYAESVHIIEKAIDLLPEKYKIVYMLKEVQDLEISEISDSLGLSNSNVKVRLHRARNMMKESVMKFSNAKNAFEFGNSKCDRLVEQVMGKIQELTRH; encoded by the coding sequence ATGGACAACTGTAAACCCATAAGAAAGATAGACATGTCTTCACAGGGAACCATACCGGATTTCATGGTGGTTCAGAAGGTACTGGATGGTGAAACCGAATTATTCGAAATACTATTAAGACGCTATAATGAACTGCTGTATAGAACAGTAAGAAGCTATATAGACAGGCCATCGGATATTGATGATGTAATGCAGGATACCTATATTAAAGCTTTCCAAAAATTATATCAGTTTAAAAATGAATCCTTATTTTCTACTTGGTTAATAAGGATAGGAATAAATGAGGCTTTACAGAGAAAAAGAAAGTTCAAAAGGTATCAAATGTTGGATATTAGTAACGAAAAAGGTATCGTTCAATTGGCGGATAGGTCTATTATGAATCCAGAAAGAAAAACCATGTATGCGGAATCGGTACATATTATTGAAAAAGCAATAGATCTGCTACCGGAGAAATATAAAATTGTATATATGCTGAAAGAAGTCCAAGATTTAGAGATTTCAGAAATTTCGGATAGTCTGGGATTGAGCAATAGCAATGTAAAAGTGAGGCTTCACAGGGCCAGGAACATGATGAAAGAATCAGTAATGAAGTTTTCCAATGCTAAAAATGCCTTTGAGTTTGGTAATTCAAAATGCGATCGCTTGGTGGAACAAGTGATGGGCAAGATCCAAGAGCTTACCAGACATTAA
- a CDS encoding quinone oxidoreductase family protein — protein MKAVYLVKYGKSNTAFEIREVNTPEVSDDQVLIKVEAFGINFADVMARLGLYKGAPPLPALLGYEVVGHVEKFGSNVQNIKVGDRVSAMTQFGGYAEYAVAQKEVACVIPESMSAGTAVALGTQYTTAYFLSHNMANIQEGDKVLVHAAAGGVGTALVQMALHKKCLVFGTCSSSDKIDYLRKNGVHHPINYLKKDFVSEIRTILGTGGLDVIFDPVGGLSVRKGYKLLGAGGRLVSYGVSSMNRTKSILGKIRVLAQFGIYHPLQFLSNSRGMIGVNMLKMGEDNPEKVARAMKAVIALAQNGIIKPFVGGEFKVAQIAEAHEYLESRKSMGKIVVKW, from the coding sequence ATGAAGGCCGTTTATTTGGTGAAATATGGCAAGTCTAATACTGCATTTGAAATTCGGGAAGTCAATACTCCAGAAGTATCGGATGATCAGGTGCTTATTAAGGTGGAAGCTTTCGGAATTAACTTTGCCGATGTCATGGCCAGGTTGGGACTTTATAAAGGGGCGCCACCATTACCTGCTTTGTTGGGATATGAGGTTGTTGGGCATGTTGAAAAATTTGGGAGTAATGTTCAGAATATAAAAGTGGGAGACCGTGTTAGCGCTATGACCCAATTTGGAGGGTATGCGGAATATGCCGTGGCCCAAAAGGAAGTAGCTTGCGTAATACCAGAATCCATGTCTGCAGGAACAGCCGTGGCCTTGGGTACACAATACACTACGGCTTATTTTTTATCCCATAATATGGCCAATATTCAAGAAGGGGATAAGGTACTTGTGCATGCTGCTGCCGGAGGTGTAGGAACCGCCTTGGTGCAAATGGCACTGCACAAAAAATGTCTTGTTTTTGGAACCTGCAGTTCTTCGGATAAAATAGACTACTTACGGAAAAATGGGGTACATCATCCCATTAACTATTTGAAAAAGGATTTTGTATCCGAAATTAGGACGATACTGGGAACAGGAGGATTGGATGTCATTTTTGACCCTGTTGGCGGTCTTTCTGTACGGAAGGGGTATAAACTGCTAGGAGCTGGAGGAAGATTGGTAAGCTACGGGGTTTCTTCTATGAACAGGACAAAATCGATTTTAGGAAAAATAAGAGTTTTGGCCCAATTTGGAATTTATCACCCACTTCAATTTTTGAGCAATTCCAGGGGGATGATCGGGGTAAATATGCTTAAAATGGGGGAGGATAATCCAGAGAAGGTGGCCAGGGCCATGAAGGCCGTTATCGCTCTTGCCCAAAATGGCATTATTAAACCCTTTGTTGGTGGAGAGTTTAAAGTTGCTCAAATAGCCGAGGCACATGAGTATTTGGAATCGCGAAAATCCATGGGTAAAATAGTGGTAAAATGGTAA
- a CDS encoding ThuA domain-containing protein, producing the protein MLESVIFGYSFFGKFTWNALWSFLVAGVLVSCGNKDGNAVADLGKEYSEQLIAQTDRVELDNDGPLLNGQAIKGERSPDEYRITYNGSEGPGKGKHIVFIATDHEYRGEETLPALARILAKRYGFSCTVVWALDDDGNIFPGGSDLKGLDVLKKADLMVMFMRFANFEDEQMQYIDDYLNRGGAVIGLRTTTHAFKNADNPNWNHYDFKYEGENKAWHGGFGEVVLGETWVGHYGKNHQQASKLIMEENNKEHPIMRGVQNAWAQCGGYNAYPQGNDLKILARGRVLNGMTPDAAPDTSKEELPVAWVRTYQLEKGKPGRAFTTTHGASEDILNEGFRRMLINACFWGLEMEDVIKEDNPIDFVGGYEPTTFNFEGYQKNVKPSDLKGWESVIMPRK; encoded by the coding sequence ATGTTGGAATCAGTAATTTTCGGATATTCTTTTTTTGGGAAGTTCACATGGAATGCCCTATGGTCTTTCTTGGTGGCTGGTGTGCTTGTTTCTTGTGGGAATAAGGACGGCAATGCCGTTGCCGATCTAGGTAAGGAATATTCGGAACAATTGATAGCGCAGACGGACAGAGTGGAGTTGGACAATGATGGTCCCTTGTTAAATGGGCAGGCCATTAAGGGTGAAAGGAGTCCGGATGAATACCGTATAACATACAATGGCTCGGAAGGTCCTGGAAAAGGTAAACATATTGTTTTTATAGCTACGGATCATGAATATAGGGGTGAGGAAACCTTACCTGCATTGGCCAGGATTTTGGCCAAAAGATATGGTTTTAGTTGTACCGTGGTTTGGGCTTTGGACGATGACGGCAATATCTTTCCCGGAGGGTCGGACCTTAAGGGACTCGATGTACTTAAAAAGGCGGACCTTATGGTAATGTTCATGAGGTTTGCAAATTTTGAAGATGAGCAGATGCAATACATAGATGACTATCTAAATAGGGGGGGGGCTGTAATAGGCTTACGGACTACCACACATGCTTTTAAAAATGCCGACAACCCTAACTGGAATCATTATGACTTTAAATATGAAGGTGAAAACAAGGCTTGGCACGGTGGATTTGGAGAAGTGGTTTTAGGGGAAACCTGGGTAGGCCACTATGGCAAGAACCATCAACAGGCTTCCAAACTGATTATGGAAGAAAATAATAAGGAACATCCAATAATGCGCGGAGTACAAAATGCATGGGCGCAATGTGGAGGCTATAATGCCTACCCCCAAGGCAATGATTTGAAGATATTGGCCAGGGGAAGGGTGTTGAACGGAATGACCCCTGATGCGGCACCCGACACTAGCAAGGAAGAATTACCTGTTGCCTGGGTTAGGACTTACCAGTTGGAAAAAGGAAAGCCCGGAAGGGCATTTACAACTACCCATGGGGCTTCAGAGGATATCCTGAATGAAGGTTTTAGAAGAATGCTCATCAACGCCTGTTTTTGGGGATTGGAAATGGAAGATGTAATTAAAGAGGACAATCCGATAGATTTTGTAGGGGGGTATGAGCCAACTACATTTAATTTCGAGGGGTATCAGAAAAATGTAAAACCGTCCGATCTGAAGGGGTGGGAATCGGTAATAATGCCAAGAAAATAA
- a CDS encoding AraC family transcriptional regulator has product MSTPNIEKTLTTKETFIFKDMVGPYFNPNWHFHPDFQISLIAEGKGTRFVGDHVQSFEKGDLVVTGPNLPHLWRSDDAYFDKNSKLSTRGLVIYFDHDLFSESLLGKEEFYNINKFVENSVRGMEFYGETRNKINKLIHKINNELGFRRIIKLLEIIDILANSEEYHLLSSPGYTNVFKGDDADKMRIVYDYVMSNFKTKISLEEIAEMLNMTTTSFCRYFKPRANKTFTRFVNEIRIGHSRKLLLEDNFNISQISYECGFNALSNFNRQFKAIVHMSPHEYRKLFLNIKTSIS; this is encoded by the coding sequence ATGAGTACCCCCAACATTGAAAAAACCCTAACAACAAAAGAAACTTTTATTTTCAAGGATATGGTAGGCCCCTACTTCAATCCAAATTGGCACTTTCACCCGGACTTCCAAATATCCTTGATTGCAGAGGGCAAAGGCACCAGATTTGTTGGGGACCATGTACAATCTTTTGAAAAAGGCGACCTGGTTGTTACGGGCCCAAACCTTCCACATTTATGGCGTAGTGATGACGCTTATTTTGACAAAAACAGCAAACTCTCTACCAGAGGCTTGGTAATTTATTTTGACCACGATCTCTTTAGTGAATCCTTATTGGGCAAGGAAGAGTTTTATAATATAAACAAGTTTGTGGAGAATTCGGTCCGGGGCATGGAATTCTATGGCGAAACCCGAAATAAAATAAATAAACTTATTCATAAAATAAATAATGAACTAGGATTTCGAAGAATCATAAAACTACTGGAAATAATAGATATCCTGGCCAATAGTGAAGAATATCACCTATTGTCCAGTCCGGGGTACACCAATGTCTTTAAAGGGGATGATGCCGACAAAATGCGGATTGTCTACGACTATGTGATGTCTAACTTCAAGACCAAAATCTCATTGGAAGAAATAGCGGAAATGCTCAATATGACCACCACCTCTTTCTGTAGGTATTTTAAACCTAGGGCCAATAAGACTTTTACACGCTTTGTAAATGAAATCCGAATAGGGCATTCAAGAAAGTTATTGCTGGAGGATAATTTCAATATTTCGCAAATAAGTTATGAGTGTGGATTTAATGCCCTATCAAACTTCAACAGACAATTCAAGGCAATCGTACATATGAGCCCCCATGAGTACCGAAAATTGTTTTTGAATATCAAAACAAGCATATCCTAA
- a CDS encoding ThuA domain-containing protein, with product MKNLLPILICLFLFACKEQKEAKTNETAPVETTDTPQQWLTFEGGDKNAKHIVLISGDEEYRSEESMPQLAKILSEHHGFNCTVLFAQDPANPGIIDANYVKNIPGLEALDSADLMIISTRFRALPDDQMKHIDDYLMAGKPVIGLRTATHAFNFKDEDVSSYKHYGNSYKGDLEEWDGGFGRLVLGENWVSHHGHHKHQSTKGFVADAGKTTGITNSIADGDVWASADVYEVRLPMSGDSQPIIYGKVMNRKGEFDENDIFYGMRPTDDEAAKTNNTGKDVSAPLMPVAWTKTYQIPGGNKGKAFTSTAFSAVDFTIEGTRRLVVNAVYWALDLPVPANTKVELVGSYNPTTYEFRKDEYWDQKQLKVSDFK from the coding sequence ATGAAAAATCTATTACCCATCCTTATCTGCCTTTTTCTGTTCGCCTGTAAAGAACAAAAAGAGGCCAAAACGAATGAAACGGCACCCGTGGAAACTACGGACACTCCCCAGCAATGGCTAACTTTTGAAGGTGGTGATAAGAATGCAAAGCATATAGTCCTTATTTCTGGGGATGAAGAATACCGCTCTGAGGAATCGATGCCGCAATTGGCTAAAATCCTTTCCGAACACCATGGTTTTAACTGTACCGTATTGTTCGCCCAAGATCCGGCCAACCCTGGTATAATTGATGCAAATTATGTGAAAAACATCCCAGGCCTGGAAGCTCTTGACAGTGCAGACCTGATGATTATTTCTACAAGGTTTAGAGCTTTGCCAGACGATCAAATGAAACACATTGATGATTATCTTATGGCTGGTAAACCTGTAATTGGACTTAGAACGGCTACTCATGCCTTTAACTTTAAAGATGAGGATGTCTCCAGTTATAAACATTATGGAAACTCCTATAAGGGGGATTTGGAAGAATGGGACGGTGGATTTGGCCGGCTTGTTCTAGGCGAAAATTGGGTAAGCCATCACGGGCACCACAAGCACCAAAGTACCAAAGGTTTTGTGGCCGATGCAGGAAAAACTACAGGAATTACCAATAGTATTGCAGATGGGGATGTCTGGGCCTCTGCCGATGTCTATGAGGTTCGCCTGCCAATGTCCGGTGATTCCCAACCTATAATTTATGGAAAGGTAATGAATAGGAAAGGCGAATTCGACGAAAATGATATATTTTATGGAATGCGCCCCACAGATGATGAAGCTGCCAAGACCAACAATACAGGAAAAGATGTAAGTGCACCACTAATGCCGGTAGCATGGACCAAAACCTATCAAATTCCTGGAGGAAATAAAGGAAAGGCCTTTACCTCCACGGCCTTTTCAGCAGTAGATTTCACGATTGAAGGAACAAGGAGATTAGTCGTAAATGCCGTTTATTGGGCGCTGGATCTACCGGTACCTGCCAATACCAAGGTTGAATTGGTAGGTTCTTATAATCCTACTACCTATGAGTTTAGGAAGGACGAATACTGGGATCAGAAACAACTAAAAGTATCCGATTTTAAATAA
- a CDS encoding c-type cytochrome: MKKCYLVFSMLGILCISCNSPKQKEIAKAVVAKAEPNTIVDKVTRGQQLVASVGCNDCHSPKIMTDRGPEVDPDRRLSGHPSQENLPPYDKETAKSYVLFSMGLTAAVGPWGTSFAANLTPDETGIGNWSEAQFLKAIKEGKFKGMENTRPLLPPMPWTEYRNFPDEDLKAIFAYLKTIKPIDNVVPAAILATPQPLEAK, translated from the coding sequence ATGAAAAAGTGCTATCTAGTATTTAGTATGTTGGGAATATTATGTATTTCCTGTAATTCCCCCAAGCAAAAAGAAATCGCCAAAGCCGTTGTGGCAAAAGCAGAACCCAATACTATAGTCGATAAGGTTACAAGAGGTCAGCAATTAGTTGCTTCCGTTGGATGTAATGATTGTCATTCCCCCAAAATCATGACCGACAGAGGTCCGGAGGTTGATCCGGATAGAAGACTCTCAGGGCATCCTTCCCAAGAGAACCTACCCCCTTACGATAAGGAAACTGCAAAATCTTATGTACTTTTCAGTATGGGACTTACTGCCGCCGTAGGACCTTGGGGAACCTCATTTGCCGCTAATCTCACACCGGATGAAACTGGAATCGGCAACTGGTCCGAAGCTCAATTCTTAAAGGCCATAAAAGAAGGGAAATTTAAGGGAATGGAAAATACAAGACCTTTGCTACCGCCCATGCCGTGGACCGAATATCGGAATTTCCCTGATGAGGACCTTAAGGCTATTTTTGCATATTTAAAAACAATTAAACCAATTGACAATGTAGTGCCCGCGGCCATACTAGCCACACCTCAGCCATTGGAAGCCAAATAG